A window of the Desulfobacula toluolica Tol2 genome harbors these coding sequences:
- a CDS encoding glycosyltransferase family 4 protein — protein sequence MKLLMTSNIIFPSIAQMCDLDSHVGGGWLLTDVEALTSRFPDLKLGVLTMHPQASPGKYEDGHIMHYIVQGSSYAITHWPNRQILTGFAQAISDFQPDVIYVQGTEYNYGLAVSTVAPNIPSVVAIQGLVSTCRDAERSCMNISTLLRCRTAKDWLEYFLYKSPMEKRQAKLEVETLRRFCHILGRTQWSKAYARAIAPHAAYYHVDNIMHAEFCKAKWDIAVSEQYRIFSINGLLPRKGLHILLEAVNYLRRDFPDVSLRFPGIRLELNKSWPNIQMKGYEKFLCHLIQKWGLQNNVKGLGNLDASAMAVELTKAHVFAMPSFIENSSTSLCESMLVGTPSVAAYVGGMGTIAHDRMEALMFPAGDAVVLAEQIRALFEDKNLCIKLSQNARKTALYRHDSQKITDSLMQIFQSIV from the coding sequence ATGAAGCTGTTAATGACATCAAATATTATTTTTCCGTCAATTGCACAGATGTGTGATTTGGATAGTCATGTGGGCGGAGGATGGTTACTCACCGATGTGGAAGCTTTGACCTCCCGTTTTCCAGATTTAAAGCTTGGGGTGCTTACAATGCACCCTCAAGCATCTCCGGGCAAATATGAAGACGGTCATATCATGCATTATATTGTCCAAGGCAGTTCATATGCCATTACACATTGGCCCAACCGTCAAATTTTGACTGGCTTTGCACAAGCGATCAGTGACTTCCAGCCTGATGTAATCTACGTTCAGGGAACGGAGTATAACTATGGACTTGCTGTATCCACAGTGGCTCCGAACATTCCTTCGGTGGTGGCTATTCAGGGTCTGGTTTCTACTTGTAGAGATGCGGAACGTTCATGCATGAATATTTCAACGCTTTTGCGTTGCCGAACTGCTAAAGACTGGCTTGAATATTTTTTATATAAATCCCCTATGGAAAAACGTCAGGCTAAGTTGGAGGTCGAAACTCTTCGGCGTTTTTGTCATATCCTTGGTCGGACTCAATGGAGTAAAGCCTATGCCCGGGCTATCGCTCCCCATGCAGCGTATTATCATGTTGATAATATTATGCATGCTGAGTTTTGCAAAGCAAAATGGGATATTGCAGTTTCGGAACAGTATAGAATTTTTTCAATAAACGGTCTTCTGCCACGAAAGGGGCTGCATATTCTACTTGAAGCGGTGAATTATCTAAGGCGTGATTTCCCTGATGTGAGCCTTCGATTCCCAGGAATTCGTCTGGAACTGAATAAATCATGGCCCAATATTCAAATGAAGGGATACGAAAAATTTCTTTGTCATCTTATTCAAAAATGGGGTTTGCAGAACAATGTGAAAGGACTTGGAAATCTTGATGCTTCAGCCATGGCTGTAGAATTGACGAAAGCACATGTTTTTGCAATGCCCTCTTTTATTGAAAATTCATCCACTTCGCTTTGTGAATCAATGCTTGTTGGTACTCCCAGCGTTGCTGCATATGTCGGGGGAATGGGTACTATTGCTCATGACAGAATGGAAGCCTTAATGTTTCCAGCCGGAGATGCCGTGGTTTTAGCTGAGCAAATTCGAGCCTTGTTTGAAGACAAAAATCTTTGCATAAAATTATCACAAAATGCACGTAAAACAGCATTGTACCGTCATGATTCTCAAAAAATTACTGACAGTTTAATGCAGATATTTCAGAGTATTGTATAA